From the Calliopsis andreniformis isolate RMS-2024a chromosome 4, iyCalAndr_principal, whole genome shotgun sequence genome, one window contains:
- the LOC143178532 gene encoding dynein axonemal intermediate chain 4, giving the protein MKAPEADSPQRMLSKVYSGKFDSPSSSRFKLSGIEKSRKAAGKNITSMLLQQRQGIHVIEDNVDVTPKLLTHPAFSSIDMRQMTALEAIELSQTGSGSQLLPTGSAMSSVKTSSSLLIRTSSLPSGSIAADDAQFQSLLSTQSEEVPIEDTDRAPSAFYLPSIDPNIFTTRPETVTITLRETETFFIFEMQPRTGDLRTSEGQMIKEENESYEYKTVGPGSNRKLVDAETQTLQVLVKSRGTHINKITRRNAGVFVNNWVMHDVFAAPELMTEENGVLVVHTEESMQQFMQTQEARSKLPKTEIQKKSKTPEEELIYIFQHPSFAYAVQVMERIISTNIFLHAQKRFTGLIKQDPCSLDLEFTYTLDLLWTHTYEESNGRPVASFEWNYANTNILAVGYGAKAGSGTKDGLVLIWSAKNPRVPGRLYWFDSPVSDVGWSHDRPNLLAVGFYSGQIKVIDVSRYDLNVVRRSDRITSPSCSPQWQVQWWAGDEQFDYQEQIYTCDQDGHIYCYRYVEDFQSTSLMRVFRIEGTLPGVKRTVHCNLYNISINRSPGALVLRRHPNLSTIYFVGSNEGCIYKCSTNYLYQHIDSFLAHDGPVYSMIFSPFCPKIFLTCGADWCTRIWAEGITEPLITLSTTMACVRYAAWSPVHSTIIATVTSNEISIWDIRRKTYTSTSVTVSPSNARFVMIDFTSDGNQLVAADVEGAVYIYNLEGMPFPPYNQETVLVQSIKKALVIEPNLLQKLQKLGPPFTE; this is encoded by the exons ATGAAAGCACCAGAAGCAGACTCGCCTCAGAGAATGCTCTCGAAAGTCTACAGCGGCAAATTCGACAGCCCTTCTTCATCCAGATTTAAATTGAGCGGAATAGAGAAGTCGCGTAAGGCGGCTGGAAAGAACATAACCTCAATGCTGCTGCAGCAACGACAAGGGATTCACGTGATAGAGGATAACGTCGATGTCACGCCCAAGTTATTGACTCATCCAGCATTCAGCTCGATCGACATGCGACAAATGACCGCACTTGAGGCGATCGAACTCTCTCAAACTGGCAGCGGAAGTCAATTGCTTCCCACTGGTTCCGCTATGAGCAGCGTAAAAACGAGCTCATCCTTGCTCATAAGAACTTCTTCGCTTCCTTCTGGGTCTATAGCAGCAGACGATGCGCAGTTCCAAAGTTTATTATCCACTCAATCAGAGGAAGTGCCTATCGAGGACACAGATAGGGCTCCTTCCGCTTTCTATCTCCCTAG TATCGATCCAAATATTTTTACAACTCGGCCGGAGACTGTTACGATCACTCTGAGGGAGACGGAAACCTTTTTCATATTCGAGATGCAGCCTCGAACCGGAGACTTGCGCACGTCAGAGGGTCAGATGATTAAAGAGGAGAACGAGAGCTATGAGTACAAGACTGTTGGACCAGGGTCGAATAGGAAGCTGGTGGATGCAGAAACGCAGACGCTGCAAGTCCTCGTGAAATCGCGAGGGACGCATATTAACAAAATCACGCGGAGGAACGCGGGAGTTTTCGTTAATAATTGGGTCATGCATGATGTCTTCGCTGCACCAGAGTTGATGACAGAGGAGAATGGTGTGCTTGTGGTACACACGGAGGAATCTATGCAGCAATTTATGCAGACACAG GAGGCGAGATCTAAGCTGCCAAAGACGGAGATTCAAAAAAAATCGAAAACCCCTGAAGAAGAGTTAATTTACATATTCCAGCATCCAAGTTTCGCGTACGCAGTGCAAGTAATGGAACGTATCATATCGACGAATATTTTCCTCCACGCACAGAAGCGTTTCACAGGGTTGATCAAGCAGGACCCTTGCAGTCTTGACCTAGAGTTCACATATACCTTGGATCTGCTTTGGACACATACTTATGAGGAAAGCAATGGGAGACCTGTAGCCAGCTTTGAATGGAATTATGCGAATACGAATATTTTAGCGGTGGGATATGGAGCGAAAGCTGGTTCTGGGACGAAGGATGGATTGGTCTTGATCTGGAGCGCGAAGAATCCTCGCGTGCCAGGTCGATTGTACTGGTTTGATAGCCCAGTGTCAGACGTTGGTTGGAGCCACGATCGACCGAATCTGCTGGCTGTTGGTTTCTACAGTGGTCAGATCAAAGTGATCGACGTAAGCAGGTATGATCTGAACGTGGTGCGACGAAGCGACAGGATCACGTCCCCCTCGTGCTCCCCGCAATGGCAGGTTCAGTGGTGGGCTGGCGATGAACAATTCGATTATCAGGAGCAGATCTATACTTGCGACCAAGATGGCCATATTTACTGCTATCGATACGTCGAGGATTTTCAGTCGACCAGTCTCATGAGAGTGTTTAGGATAGAGGGTACTCTTCCAGGGGTGAAGAGAACTGTGCACTGTAATTTGTACAATATATCGATCAATCGAAGTCCTGGGGCACTGGTACTCCGCAGGCATCCCAATTTAAGCACCATCTACTTTGTGGGCTCAAACGAGGGTTGCATCTACAAGTGTTCCACGAATTATTTGTATCAGCATATAGACAGTTTTCTAGCGCACGATGGACCAGTTTATTCGATGATATTCTCCCCATTTTGCCCGAAGATTTTTCTCACCTGTGGCGCCGATTGGTGTACGAGAATCTGGGCGGAGGGAATCACAGAGCCACTGATTACGTTATCGACGACAATGGCTTGTGTTCGATACGCGGCGTGGAGTCCTGTTCATTCGACGATTATCGCTACTGTTACTAGCAATGAGATTTCCATTTGGGATATCAGGAGAAAGACGTACACGTCTACGTCTGTCACTGTTTCGCCTAGTAACGCGAGGTTCGTGATGATTGATTTCACGTCGGATGGGAATCAGCTCGTAGCTGCGGATGTAGAGGGTGCTGTGTATATCTATAATTTAGAGGGTATGCCATTCCCTCCGTATAACCAGGAGACGGTGTTAGTCCAGTCGATTAAGAAAGCTTTGGTCATCGAACCGAATCTTTTACAAAAGCTGCAGAAACTTGGGCCACCGTTTACCGAATGA